A part of Bosea sp. (in: a-proteobacteria) genomic DNA contains:
- the rsmH gene encoding 16S rRNA (cytosine(1402)-N(4))-methyltransferase RsmH, producing the protein MVRHAPVLLREAVEALAIVPGARILDGTFGAGGYTRAILAAAPGVEVLALDRDPSAILGGYELVAASEGRLRLVEATFSELAAEATRAGFVPLDGVVLDIGVSSMQLDQAERGFSFRFDGPLDMRMGGSGLSAADLVNEGAEVELADIIFHYGEERRSRAVARAIIEARRQAPILTTRRLAEVVASVVRAEPGGIHPATRTFQALRIAVNDELSELVRALHGAEEALKPGGRLVVVSFHSLEDRIVKQFLQRRSGRAGGGGSRYVPQAAGDEATFALVHRGVIGPGEAELAANPRARSAKLRVAERTAAPCRSPDADITALAELPGQGIQRRPRMGRPRPADGPEPERRGRR; encoded by the coding sequence ATGGTCCGTCATGCGCCCGTTCTCCTGCGCGAGGCGGTCGAGGCGCTCGCCATCGTGCCCGGAGCGCGCATCCTCGACGGCACCTTCGGAGCAGGCGGCTACACCCGCGCGATCCTCGCTGCCGCGCCCGGCGTCGAGGTCCTCGCGCTCGACCGTGATCCCAGCGCGATCCTCGGCGGCTACGAACTCGTCGCCGCCAGCGAGGGGCGTCTCAGGCTGGTCGAGGCGACTTTCAGCGAACTGGCGGCCGAGGCGACCCGCGCCGGCTTTGTCCCGCTCGACGGCGTCGTGCTCGATATCGGCGTGTCCTCCATGCAGCTCGATCAGGCCGAGCGCGGCTTTTCCTTCCGCTTCGACGGTCCACTCGACATGCGCATGGGCGGATCAGGCCTCAGCGCGGCCGATCTCGTCAATGAGGGCGCCGAGGTCGAGCTGGCCGACATCATCTTCCATTATGGCGAGGAGCGACGCTCCCGCGCCGTGGCGCGCGCCATCATCGAGGCGCGCCGTCAGGCTCCCATCCTGACCACGCGCCGCCTTGCCGAAGTCGTGGCCAGCGTGGTCCGCGCCGAGCCCGGCGGCATCCACCCCGCCACCCGCACCTTCCAGGCGCTGCGCATCGCGGTCAATGACGAGCTCAGCGAGCTGGTGCGCGCGCTCCACGGCGCCGAAGAGGCCCTGAAGCCGGGCGGCCGGCTCGTTGTCGTGAGCTTCCATTCGCTCGAGGATCGCATCGTCAAGCAGTTCCTGCAGCGCCGTTCCGGCCGGGCCGGCGGCGGCGGCTCCCGTTACGTCCCGCAGGCGGCCGGCGACGAAGCGACCTTTGCGCTGGTCCACCGGGGCGTGATCGGCCCTGGCGAGGCGGAGCTTGCCGCAAACCCGCGCGCGCGATCGGCCAAGTTGCGCGTGGCGGAACGCACCGCTGCCCCATGCCGCTCGCCCGATGCCGACATCACCGCCCTTGCGGAGCTGCCTGGGCAGGGCATCCAGCGCCGTCCGCGCATGGGGCGCCCCAGGCCCGCGGATGGCCCCGAACCCGAGCGCCGGGGGCGTCGATGA
- a CDS encoding penicillin-binding protein 2 yields MTALPGEPPATATATASFAQPRDGAARRSLRFARGLFRMSKDKSEARVGLVILCFGVLFATLSGRLVYLAVAPDEPVGLRRATADATSAARPDIVDRNGEVLATDIRSVSVFAEPRKIIDKDEAVELLTAVLPDIDARDLRDRFERRRGFVWVKREITPRQQAEVHRLGIPGVGFVPENKRVYPNGTAAAHVLGFANIDNIGIAGIEKHIDQKGLTNLKGAGLNAEVRELPPVQLSIDLRVQHALRDELATGMARFKAKAAAGSIIDVNTGEVIATVSLPDFDPANQAQALDPNNINRINVGVFEMGSTFKALTVAMALDSGRININSTFDARNGLRYGRHTINDFHAKRTIMTVPEVFVYSSNIGTARMALQLGVEHHRSFLRRAGQLDRLRTELPESAEPIVPARWGELNTMTIAFGHGLAVAPLQAAMATAALMNGGNLIPPTFLKRNEEQARSVATRLIRPETSEAMRYVMRLNAERGSASRAAVPGFYVGGKTGTAEKVINGRYSKNRLFTTFMAVAPSDKPRYLFMILYDEPQGLPETNGYATSGWNASPTTGRIIERVAPLLGLPPRFEAPERPFPLMARHGAWGTR; encoded by the coding sequence ATGACCGCCCTGCCCGGCGAACCGCCTGCCACCGCCACTGCCACGGCGTCCTTCGCGCAGCCGCGCGATGGGGCCGCCCGGCGCAGCCTTCGTTTCGCGCGCGGCCTGTTCCGCATGAGCAAGGACAAGAGCGAAGCGCGCGTCGGCCTCGTGATCCTGTGCTTCGGGGTGCTGTTCGCCACGCTGTCAGGCCGCCTCGTCTATCTCGCCGTCGCCCCGGACGAGCCCGTGGGCCTGCGCCGCGCCACCGCCGACGCGACCTCTGCTGCCCGCCCGGACATCGTGGACCGCAATGGCGAGGTCCTCGCCACCGACATCCGCAGCGTCTCGGTCTTCGCCGAACCGCGCAAGATCATCGACAAGGACGAGGCGGTCGAACTGCTGACCGCCGTGCTGCCGGACATCGACGCCCGCGACCTGCGCGACCGCTTCGAGCGGCGGCGCGGCTTCGTCTGGGTCAAGCGCGAGATCACACCGCGCCAGCAGGCCGAGGTGCACCGCCTCGGCATTCCGGGCGTCGGCTTCGTGCCGGAGAACAAGCGCGTCTATCCCAACGGCACCGCTGCCGCGCATGTGCTGGGCTTCGCCAACATCGACAATATCGGCATCGCCGGCATCGAGAAGCACATCGACCAGAAGGGCCTGACCAACCTCAAGGGCGCCGGCCTCAATGCCGAGGTGCGCGAGTTGCCGCCCGTCCAGCTTTCGATCGACTTGCGGGTGCAGCACGCGCTACGCGACGAGCTTGCCACCGGCATGGCGCGCTTCAAGGCCAAGGCCGCAGCCGGCTCGATCATCGACGTCAACACCGGCGAGGTCATCGCAACCGTCTCGCTGCCCGATTTCGACCCCGCCAACCAGGCGCAGGCGCTCGACCCCAACAACATCAACCGCATCAATGTCGGCGTCTTCGAGATGGGTTCGACCTTCAAGGCGCTCACCGTGGCGATGGCGCTGGACTCGGGCCGCATCAACATCAATTCCACCTTCGACGCGCGCAACGGGCTGCGCTACGGCCGCCACACCATCAATGACTTCCACGCCAAGCGCACCATCATGACGGTGCCGGAGGTCTTCGTCTATTCCTCCAACATCGGCACGGCGCGCATGGCGTTGCAGCTTGGCGTGGAGCATCACCGCAGTTTCCTCAGGCGTGCGGGCCAGCTCGACCGGCTGCGCACCGAGCTGCCGGAAAGCGCGGAGCCCATCGTGCCGGCGCGCTGGGGCGAGCTCAACACCATGACCATCGCCTTCGGCCACGGCCTCGCCGTGGCGCCGCTCCAGGCAGCCATGGCCACCGCCGCGCTCATGAATGGCGGCAACCTGATCCCGCCGACCTTCCTCAAGCGCAACGAGGAACAGGCAAGGTCGGTCGCCACGCGCCTGATCAGGCCCGAAACCTCGGAAGCGATGCGCTACGTCATGCGCCTCAACGCGGAACGCGGCTCGGCGTCGCGCGCCGCCGTGCCGGGCTTCTATGTCGGGGGCAAGACCGGCACGGCCGAGAAGGTCATCAACGGCCGGTATTCCAAGAACAGGCTCTTCACCACCTTCATGGCGGTCGCCCCTTCGGACAAGCCGCGCTACCTCTTTATGATCCTATATGACGAGCCCCAGGGCCTGCCCGAAACCAATGGCTACGCCACTTCGGGCTGGAACGCATCGCCGACCACCGGCCGCATCATCGAGCGCGTCGCGCCGCTGCTCGGCCTGCCGCCCCGCTTCGAGGCGCCAGAGCGGCCCTTCCCGCTGATGGCGCGGCATGGGGCCTGGGGCACGCGCTGA
- a CDS encoding UDP-N-acetylmuramoyl-L-alanyl-D-glutamate--2,6-diaminopimelate ligase: MPAGLTLGSLFPGLFAAGDEAMAATGVTMDSRAVKPGNVFVAYAGARTDGARFTSDALARGAVAVIGAGERPQGLPDAVPYARSSDPRRALALAAGRAHPRQPRTIVAVTGTSGKSSVADFTRQIYAALGHEAASLGTIGVVTGSGARYGSLTTPDPVTLHATLDRLAGDGITHLAMEASSHGLDQRRLDGVRLSAAAFLNLGRDHLDYHATMEEYLAAKLRLWELLPPGAPAVVNLDGHWSDRAAEAARATHRKLLDVGRAGETIRLRDVVRAGFGQRLVLEAKGQVIEVMLPLVGDFMAGNALVAAGLAIATGEDPIAAIMALAGLVGVPGRLERVATRNGGLAIVDYAHKPDALAAVLDTLRPYATGRLICIMGCGGDRDKGKRPLMGRIATDKADIVIVTDDNPRSEQPAQIRAEILAAAPGATEIGERAEAIRHAVRGLQAGDVLVVAGKGHESGQIVGDVTLPFSDHEEILKAMREFGS; the protein is encoded by the coding sequence ATGCCTGCTGGTCTGACGCTCGGCAGCCTCTTTCCCGGGCTGTTCGCCGCCGGGGACGAAGCCATGGCCGCCACCGGCGTGACCATGGACAGCCGCGCCGTGAAGCCGGGCAATGTCTTCGTCGCCTATGCTGGTGCGCGCACCGACGGCGCGCGCTTCACCAGCGACGCGCTGGCCCGCGGCGCCGTGGCCGTGATCGGAGCGGGCGAGCGCCCCCAGGGCCTTCCCGATGCCGTCCCCTATGCGAGGTCCTCTGATCCGCGCCGTGCCCTGGCCCTCGCCGCCGGGCGGGCGCACCCGCGCCAGCCGCGCACCATCGTGGCGGTCACCGGCACCAGCGGCAAATCATCGGTGGCGGATTTCACGCGGCAGATCTACGCCGCTCTCGGCCACGAGGCGGCAAGCCTCGGCACAATCGGCGTGGTGACGGGAAGCGGAGCCCGCTATGGCTCGCTGACCACGCCTGACCCGGTCACGCTCCACGCCACGCTGGACAGGCTGGCCGGCGACGGCATCACCCACCTCGCCATGGAAGCATCCTCGCACGGTCTGGACCAGCGGCGGCTCGATGGCGTGCGCCTCTCGGCTGCGGCCTTCCTCAATCTCGGGCGTGATCACCTCGATTACCACGCGACCATGGAGGAGTATCTCGCAGCCAAGCTGAGGCTGTGGGAGTTGCTGCCTCCGGGCGCGCCGGCCGTGGTCAACCTTGACGGCCACTGGTCGGACCGCGCCGCCGAAGCCGCGCGCGCGACGCACCGCAAGCTGCTGGACGTCGGCCGCGCGGGCGAGACCATTCGCCTGCGCGATGTCGTCCGCGCCGGCTTCGGCCAGAGGCTCGTGCTGGAGGCCAAAGGACAAGTCATAGAGGTGATGCTGCCGTTGGTCGGCGACTTCATGGCCGGCAACGCGCTCGTCGCGGCCGGCCTCGCCATCGCCACCGGCGAAGACCCGATCGCGGCCATCATGGCGCTCGCTGGCCTTGTCGGCGTGCCGGGGCGGCTCGAACGGGTCGCAACCCGCAATGGCGGCCTCGCCATCGTCGATTACGCGCACAAGCCCGACGCCCTCGCCGCAGTGCTCGACACGCTGCGCCCCTATGCGACTGGCCGGCTGATCTGCATAATGGGCTGCGGCGGCGACCGCGACAAGGGCAAGCGCCCGCTGATGGGCCGCATCGCCACAGACAAGGCCGACATCGTCATCGTGACGGACGACAACCCCCGCAGCGAACAGCCCGCTCAGATCCGCGCGGAGATCCTGGCGGCGGCCCCTGGCGCGACCGAGATCGGCGAACGCGCGGAGGCCATTCGCCATGCCGTGCGCGGGCTGCAGGCCGGCGATGTGCTGGTCGTGGCCGGCAAGGGGCACGAGAGCGGGCAGATCGTCGGCGACGTCACCTTGCCATTCTCGGACCACGAGGAAATCCTCAAAGCCATGCGCGAGTTCGGTTCATGA
- a CDS encoding UDP-N-acetylmuramoylalanyl-D-glutamyl-2,6-diaminopimelate--D-alanyl-D-alanine ligase: MTRLQHPADAPLWTGPELVAALGASLRGSMPAVVTGASIDSRSLAPGDVFFALKDARDGHDFVPAAFAAGASLAVVDAAHAPALAVHGPLAIVDDVLRAMERAGMARRASLDPHEARVIAITGSVGKTGTKEALKLVLSSQGETMAPVASFNNHWGLPLTLVRTPRRTRYGVYEIGMSNPGEIAPLARMARPDVAVITTVQPVHLASFPSVDAIADEKAAIYEGLPAHGVAVANADIPQVARLKAHAMASRASRFVTFGEAPGADARLLSCRLHPDLSVVDADIMGQRVTYKISSPGRHIVMNSLAVLAAVKLVGADLALAALSLADLKPPHGRGARQRLNIMGGELVLMDESYNANPASMRAALENLGRLKPGSQGRRIAVLGDMLELGPAGSRMHADLAAPLAENGIDLVFACGPLMRNLYDALPSGRRGAYAAASAGLEALVLDALRAGDVITVKGSLGSKMGPLIKAMTTRFPPVAED; the protein is encoded by the coding sequence ATGACCAGGCTGCAACACCCTGCCGACGCGCCGCTATGGACCGGCCCCGAGCTTGTGGCAGCGCTCGGCGCCAGCCTTCGGGGCTCCATGCCGGCGGTCGTGACCGGCGCATCCATCGACAGCCGGTCGCTGGCGCCCGGCGATGTCTTCTTCGCCCTGAAGGATGCGCGCGACGGCCACGACTTCGTGCCTGCGGCCTTCGCGGCCGGCGCAAGCCTCGCCGTGGTGGATGCAGCCCATGCCCCCGCCCTCGCCGTCCACGGCCCGCTCGCGATCGTGGACGATGTCCTGCGCGCGATGGAGCGGGCCGGCATGGCCCGCCGCGCCAGCCTCGATCCGCACGAGGCCCGCGTCATCGCCATCACCGGCTCAGTGGGCAAGACCGGCACAAAGGAGGCGCTCAAGCTCGTGCTTTCGTCCCAGGGCGAGACGATGGCCCCTGTCGCCTCGTTCAACAATCACTGGGGCTTGCCCCTCACTCTGGTCCGCACGCCGCGCCGCACCCGCTATGGCGTCTACGAGATCGGCATGAGCAATCCCGGCGAGATCGCCCCGCTCGCGCGCATGGCGCGGCCGGATGTCGCGGTCATCACCACTGTGCAGCCGGTCCATCTCGCCTCCTTCCCCAGCGTGGACGCCATCGCGGACGAGAAGGCGGCCATCTATGAGGGCCTGCCCGCCCACGGCGTCGCCGTCGCCAATGCCGACATCCCCCAGGTCGCGCGGCTGAAGGCTCATGCCATGGCCAGCAGGGCGTCGCGCTTCGTCACCTTCGGCGAGGCGCCGGGAGCGGATGCGCGCCTCCTCTCCTGCCGGCTGCATCCGGACCTGTCGGTGGTCGATGCCGACATCATGGGCCAGCGCGTCACCTACAAGATTTCCAGCCCCGGCCGGCACATCGTGATGAACTCGCTCGCGGTGCTGGCCGCCGTCAAGCTCGTGGGGGCCGATCTCGCGCTCGCGGCGCTATCGCTGGCCGACCTCAAGCCGCCGCACGGACGCGGCGCGCGCCAGCGTCTCAACATCATGGGGGGCGAACTCGTCCTCATGGACGAGAGCTACAACGCCAACCCGGCCTCGATGCGCGCTGCGCTCGAGAACCTCGGCCGCCTCAAGCCCGGTTCGCAAGGTCGCCGCATCGCGGTGCTTGGCGACATGCTGGAGTTGGGGCCCGCCGGCTCCCGGATGCATGCCGATCTGGCCGCACCGCTCGCGGAAAACGGCATCGATCTCGTCTTCGCCTGCGGTCCCCTGATGCGCAATCTTTATGATGCCTTGCCATCGGGGCGTCGGGGAGCGTATGCCGCAGCGTCCGCCGGGCTTGAGGCGCTGGTGCTCGATGCGCTTCGGGCGGGCGACGTCATCACCGTCAAGGGCTCGCTGGGCTCGAAGATGGGCCCGCTGATCAAGGCGATGACGACGCGCTTTCCACCTGTCGCCGAAGATTGA
- a CDS encoding phospho-N-acetylmuramoyl-pentapeptide-transferase: MFALLAEFSSVFGPLNIFRYITFRTAGATATALMLVFLFGPASIAWLRLKQGKGQPIRTDGPESHLAKRGTPTMGGLMILSGLIVSTLLWANLRNGFVWVVLLVALLYAAIGFYDDYLKVTKQSHKGFSGKARIALETIIAVAACSAVMLLSPPALAQSFAIPLLKDTLIYVGILFPLIAAFVVVGAGNSVNLTDGLDGLAIVPVMIAAATFGFIAYLSGNIVFSNYLQINHVPGTGELAVVCGAIIGAGLGFLWFNAPPAQIFMGDTGSLGLGGLLGIIAVATKHEIVLAIVGGLFVVEALSVIIQVAVFKRTGRRVFLMAPIHHHFEKKGWTEAQVVIRFWIISVVLALVGLSTLKLR, encoded by the coding sequence ATGTTCGCCCTGCTTGCCGAATTTTCGAGCGTCTTCGGGCCGCTCAACATCTTTCGTTACATCACCTTCCGCACGGCGGGAGCGACCGCAACCGCGCTGATGCTCGTGTTTCTCTTTGGCCCCGCCAGCATCGCCTGGCTGCGCCTCAAGCAGGGCAAGGGCCAGCCGATCCGGACCGACGGCCCCGAAAGCCACCTCGCCAAGCGCGGCACGCCGACCATGGGCGGGCTGATGATCCTGTCTGGGCTGATTGTCTCGACCCTGCTCTGGGCCAACCTGCGCAACGGCTTTGTCTGGGTGGTGTTGCTTGTCGCGCTGCTCTACGCGGCGATCGGTTTTTATGACGACTATCTCAAGGTCACGAAGCAGTCGCACAAGGGGTTCTCGGGCAAGGCGCGCATCGCGCTGGAGACGATCATCGCCGTGGCCGCGTGCTCTGCGGTCATGCTGCTCTCGCCGCCGGCGCTGGCGCAGTCCTTTGCGATTCCGCTGCTCAAGGACACCTTGATCTATGTCGGCATCCTGTTTCCGCTGATCGCGGCCTTCGTCGTGGTTGGAGCCGGCAACTCGGTCAATCTCACCGACGGCCTCGACGGGCTGGCCATCGTGCCGGTGATGATCGCCGCCGCCACCTTCGGCTTCATCGCCTATCTCTCCGGCAACATCGTTTTCTCCAACTATCTCCAGATCAACCACGTCCCCGGAACGGGCGAACTGGCCGTGGTCTGCGGCGCGATCATCGGCGCCGGGCTCGGGTTCCTCTGGTTCAATGCGCCGCCGGCCCAGATCTTCATGGGTGACACGGGCTCGCTGGGACTCGGCGGCCTGCTCGGGATCATCGCGGTGGCCACCAAGCACGAGATCGTGCTGGCCATCGTGGGCGGCCTGTTCGTGGTCGAGGCGCTGTCGGTCATCATCCAGGTCGCGGTCTTCAAGCGCACAGGACGGCGCGTCTTCCTCATGGCGCCCATCCACCACCATTTCGAGAAGAAGGGCTGGACCGAAGCGCAGGTTGTGATCCGTTTCTGGATCATCTCCGTCGTGCTGGCGCTGGTCGGGCTTTCCACCCTCAAGCTGCGTTGA
- a CDS encoding UDP-N-acetylmuramoyl-L-alanine--D-glutamate ligase, giving the protein MTPITSFVGKTVAVFGLGNSGAATAFALRNGGCEVICFDDDERAVGIASGYGLRTANLRAADWKQFDALVLSPGIPLTHPKPHWTVERARAAGIPVIGDIELFCLERAKVAPGSPFIAITGTNGKSTTTALIAHILAAGGTDVQMGGNIGAPVLTLEAAAPGRVHVVECSSFQIDLAPSLDPTIGIHLNLTPDHLDRHGSMENYAAIKERLVAKAGTAIIGVDDALSKGFATRRAATGAPLWRISAEGPVDEGIFAGVTANDGVLDVRLVRVEDKKPRVVANLAGIGSLRGMHNAQNAAAAFAACSAMGLADPQIADALKTFPGLPHRMEEIARKGRVIFINDSKATNADSTEKALTSFRNIFWIVGGKAKDGGIEPLRRFFPNIVKAYLIGAASDDFARTLEGAAAFELCGTIDKAVASAARDAASHRGVGEVCVLLSPACASYDQFQNFEHRGDVFRKLVAGLP; this is encoded by the coding sequence ATGACCCCCATCACATCCTTCGTCGGCAAGACCGTCGCGGTCTTCGGCCTCGGCAATTCGGGCGCGGCCACGGCCTTCGCCCTGCGCAATGGCGGCTGCGAGGTGATCTGCTTCGATGATGACGAGCGCGCCGTCGGCATCGCCTCGGGATACGGGCTGCGCACCGCCAATCTGCGCGCCGCCGACTGGAAGCAGTTCGACGCGCTGGTGCTCTCGCCCGGCATTCCTCTCACCCACCCCAAGCCGCACTGGACTGTGGAACGCGCAAGGGCCGCCGGCATTCCCGTGATCGGGGACATCGAGCTGTTCTGCCTCGAACGGGCCAAGGTCGCGCCCGGCTCGCCCTTCATCGCGATCACCGGCACCAACGGCAAGTCCACCACCACCGCGCTGATCGCCCACATCCTGGCCGCAGGCGGCACGGATGTGCAGATGGGCGGCAACATCGGCGCGCCGGTGCTCACGCTGGAAGCGGCTGCGCCGGGGCGCGTGCATGTCGTCGAATGCTCGTCATTCCAGATCGATCTCGCGCCCTCGCTCGATCCGACGATCGGCATCCATCTCAACCTGACGCCCGACCATCTCGACCGGCACGGTTCGATGGAGAACTACGCCGCCATCAAGGAGCGACTCGTGGCGAAGGCCGGAACGGCGATCATCGGCGTGGATGATGCCCTGTCGAAAGGCTTCGCCACCCGGCGCGCCGCAACCGGCGCACCCCTCTGGCGCATCTCGGCAGAAGGCCCCGTGGATGAAGGCATCTTCGCCGGCGTGACCGCCAATGACGGCGTGCTCGACGTGCGGCTTGTGCGCGTGGAGGACAAGAAGCCCCGCGTGGTGGCCAACCTTGCCGGCATCGGCTCGCTGCGCGGCATGCACAACGCCCAGAACGCCGCAGCCGCCTTCGCCGCCTGCTCCGCCATGGGCCTCGCCGACCCGCAGATCGCGGACGCGCTCAAGACTTTTCCGGGCCTGCCCCACCGCATGGAGGAGATCGCCCGCAAGGGCCGCGTCATCTTCATCAACGACAGCAAGGCGACCAACGCCGACTCGACGGAAAAGGCCCTGACGTCCTTCCGCAACATCTTCTGGATCGTCGGAGGCAAGGCCAAGGATGGTGGCATCGAGCCGCTGCGCCGCTTCTTCCCCAACATCGTGAAAGCCTATCTGATCGGCGCCGCCTCCGATGATTTCGCGCGGACGCTGGAGGGCGCGGCCGCATTCGAACTGTGCGGCACGATCGACAAGGCCGTGGCGTCCGCCGCTCGCGATGCCGCCTCTCATCGTGGCGTTGGCGAGGTCTGCGTGCTGCTCTCGCCGGCTTGCGCCTCCTACGATCAATTCCAGAACTTCGAGCACCGGGGCGACGTGTTCAGGAAGCTCGTGGCCGGCCTGCCCTGA
- a CDS encoding DMT family transporter: MARISMVSPATLGLLLGFLGVVAFGGTFPMSKLAVAWFDPVFVTFGRAGLAGLLALAVLVALRRPLPERRWWLPLGLSALCLVWGFPGLTNFAMRLVESSHAGVVAGILPLGTAVAAAIILKDRQRPAFWALSILGMLVVVAFAMHGADGGLSLGDGLVLVSVAVASTGYVFSAQVSRAMPGWEVISWILVATLPLNLVGMAVSWPGMGHFAAAPASALWGFFYVTLISQYLGFFAWNAGLALGGVARVGQVQLLQTFVTLIFAATLAGESVAPPVWGVAAIVVGLVIAARRVARS, translated from the coding sequence ATGGCCCGCATATCGATGGTGTCCCCCGCGACGCTCGGGCTCCTGCTCGGCTTCCTCGGCGTCGTGGCCTTCGGCGGGACCTTCCCCATGTCGAAGCTGGCGGTGGCGTGGTTCGACCCGGTGTTCGTCACCTTTGGCCGCGCAGGCCTTGCAGGGCTGCTCGCGCTTGCGGTGCTCGTTGCCCTGCGTCGCCCCCTGCCGGAACGGCGCTGGTGGCTTCCGCTGGGGCTTTCCGCGCTGTGCCTGGTGTGGGGCTTCCCAGGCCTCACCAACTTCGCGATGCGGCTGGTCGAATCCTCCCATGCCGGCGTCGTGGCCGGCATCCTGCCGCTGGGGACCGCGGTGGCCGCCGCCATCATCCTGAAGGATCGGCAAAGGCCTGCCTTCTGGGCTTTGTCGATCCTCGGCATGCTGGTCGTCGTCGCCTTCGCCATGCACGGCGCGGATGGCGGGCTTAGCCTGGGCGATGGCCTCGTGCTGGTTTCGGTGGCGGTCGCGTCAACGGGCTATGTCTTTTCGGCGCAGGTCTCCAGGGCGATGCCGGGCTGGGAGGTGATCTCCTGGATCCTCGTCGCCACGCTGCCGCTCAATCTCGTCGGCATGGCGGTGAGCTGGCCCGGCATGGGGCATTTCGCGGCAGCGCCGGCGTCGGCCCTGTGGGGCTTTTTCTATGTGACGCTGATCAGCCAGTATCTGGGCTTCTTCGCCTGGAATGCGGGGCTGGCGCTGGGCGGCGTGGCGCGCGTTGGCCAGGTGCAATTGCTCCAGACCTTCGTGACCCTGATCTTCGCCGCCACGCTGGCGGGTGAGAGCGTCGCGCCGCCGGTCTGGGGCGTCGCGGCCATCGTGGTCGGCCTCGTCATCGCGGCGAGGCGCGTCGCCCGCAGCTAG
- a CDS encoding MOSC domain-containing protein, translating into MATGTVLGCYSASGPRDAGFVTAAVPALSLDRGGIAGDRHAGLTRAAGPREPWLRRGLELSNDRQLSVLSHEELAVVAGGLYLAGLAPELLGANLLLGGLPELSRLPAGAMLACGGQWGGKGRFDGTALLRVEAYNRPCRATGRQIAAAHGKPDLEFAFVRVAASLRGLVLSVAHPGIIAPGDAVVAIAPLRAP; encoded by the coding sequence GTGGCGACAGGCACGGTGCTCGGGTGCTACAGCGCGAGCGGCCCGCGCGACGCCGGCTTCGTGACGGCGGCCGTGCCGGCGCTGTCGCTCGACCGCGGCGGGATCGCGGGGGATCGCCATGCCGGGCTCACGCGGGCTGCCGGGCCGCGCGAGCCCTGGCTGCGGCGCGGGCTGGAACTCAGCAATGACCGCCAGTTGTCAGTCCTGTCGCATGAAGAGCTTGCCGTCGTCGCAGGCGGGCTCTACCTTGCAGGCCTCGCGCCGGAGCTGCTGGGTGCGAACCTCCTGCTCGGGGGGCTGCCGGAGCTTTCGCGCCTGCCGGCGGGGGCGATGCTCGCCTGCGGCGGGCAGTGGGGCGGCAAGGGCAGGTTCGATGGCACGGCGCTGCTGCGCGTGGAGGCCTACAACAGGCCATGCCGGGCCACGGGCCGCCAGATCGCCGCCGCGCATGGCAAGCCCGATCTCGAATTCGCCTTCGTCCGCGTCGCCGCCTCGCTGCGCGGCCTCGTGCTGAGCGTGGCGCATCCGGGCATCATCGCGCCGGGTGACGCCGTGGTGGCGATCGCTCCCTTGCGCGCGCCGTGA